The following proteins come from a genomic window of Pseudomonas putida:
- a CDS encoding AAA family ATPase produces MLTTLAIGNYRSINHLVLPLSQLNLVTGANGSGKSNLYKALRLLAETAQGGVIEALAREGGLDSTWWAGPEMSARMKRGEVPIQGQHPSEAKRLRLGFATEDFGFAISLGLPIPLPYPTAFMLDPEIKCEAIWGAGAYRPSSLLVERKNAMVRAREGNSWTVLDQHADSCESFFNIVGRPRQAPEIGELRAFINSWRFYDHFRIDRDAPCRQPQLGTRSPVLHHDGRNLASALQTIIEIGEVEDLIAALDDAFPGSRLEIDAPPGGLFSVRLHQHGLLRPLGGGELSDGTLRYLLLMAALLTPRPPSLMVLNEPETSLHADLLPALARLIIRASRRSQVWVVSHSAPLIEALSACDGCNVLELEKVQGQTQLRGVGLLDEPLWRWVD; encoded by the coding sequence ATGCTCACCACCCTCGCCATCGGCAACTACCGCTCCATCAACCACCTTGTGTTGCCTTTAAGCCAACTCAACCTGGTGACCGGCGCCAACGGCAGCGGCAAATCCAATCTGTACAAAGCCCTGCGCCTGCTCGCCGAGACCGCCCAGGGCGGCGTGATCGAAGCGCTTGCCCGCGAAGGCGGGCTGGATTCGACCTGGTGGGCCGGGCCAGAGATGAGTGCGCGCATGAAGCGCGGTGAAGTGCCCATCCAAGGCCAGCATCCGAGCGAGGCCAAACGCCTGCGCCTGGGCTTCGCCACCGAGGATTTCGGCTTTGCCATCTCGCTGGGCTTGCCGATACCCCTGCCCTATCCCACCGCATTCATGCTCGACCCCGAGATCAAGTGCGAAGCCATCTGGGGCGCTGGGGCTTATCGCCCATCGTCCTTATTGGTTGAGCGCAAGAACGCCATGGTTCGTGCGCGGGAAGGCAATAGTTGGACGGTGCTCGATCAACATGCCGACAGCTGCGAGAGCTTTTTCAACATCGTGGGCCGGCCACGGCAGGCGCCGGAGATTGGTGAGCTGCGAGCGTTCATCAACAGCTGGCGCTTCTACGATCACTTCCGCATCGACCGCGACGCACCCTGCCGCCAACCGCAGCTGGGGACGCGCTCGCCGGTGCTGCATCATGACGGGCGTAACCTTGCCTCGGCGTTGCAGACCATCATCGAGATTGGCGAGGTTGAAGACCTGATAGCGGCACTGGATGACGCGTTTCCCGGTAGCCGCTTGGAGATTGATGCGCCGCCGGGTGGGCTGTTCAGCGTGCGGCTGCATCAGCATGGGCTGTTGCGCCCGCTGGGTGGGGGTGAATTGTCGGATGGTACGTTGCGTTATCTGTTGTTGATGGCTGCGTTGCTGACGCCACGGCCGCCGTCACTGATGGTACTTAACGAGCCGGAAACCAGCTTGCATGCCGACCTGCTGCCTGCGCTGGCGCGGTTGATCATTCGCGCTTCGCGGCGGAGCCAGGTTTGGGTGGTGTCGCACAGTGCGCCGCTGATTGAGGCGCTGTCGGCGTGTGACGGGTGCAATGTGCTGGAGCTGGAGAAGGTTCAGGGGCAGACACAGCTACGCGGGGTTGGGTTGCTGGATGAACCGCTGTGGCGGTGGGTTGACTGA
- a CDS encoding OprD family outer membrane porin codes for MSVRIKNVVAMSCFLPGVVCCFEALAEAKSGFFEGSSLTLDTRQWYSKEIGRRNTIYRYKTDEGPQVSHDRVAWQQGFKLGFESGYTSWPVGVGLDLAAYSVVALERDTGDAAGGSNRMLVNSDGDVQPTWSRLGVAAVKLRAAETDVKIGRHQVATPVMNFSDTRTVPASFDGLSVENSSFDGLVLKSGYFSKMAPRYAAGTEDIGLQYAMRPVTSDWTAYFGGDHTSANGLKTSVYISRIQDIWDRQYFGLGQTFQSKGLTTSVKLSMYNTKSSGKEEAGHIDQQAFGLAITPRFKNHSVEFGLQKIVGDEFFDFVKESNAIELPNTMVSYFNGPNETSFQVKYINDWAAYGVPGFKSILWHTRGWGIDGTGYDGGPKGVYTASLLQDNERHNETGLLGSYTFQAGELKGGSILAGYAWHRASSHQAEGNFDELRVILRMPFSIF; via the coding sequence ATGTCTGTCCGCATAAAAAACGTGGTCGCCATGTCATGCTTTTTACCTGGAGTGGTTTGTTGCTTTGAAGCACTGGCCGAGGCGAAAAGCGGTTTCTTCGAGGGAAGCTCTCTTACACTTGATACCCGCCAGTGGTATTCCAAGGAAATCGGGAGACGCAACACCATATATCGGTATAAAACGGACGAAGGCCCGCAAGTTTCGCATGACCGAGTGGCCTGGCAGCAAGGTTTCAAATTGGGATTCGAGTCCGGCTACACCTCGTGGCCCGTGGGGGTAGGACTGGATCTTGCTGCCTATTCTGTCGTCGCGTTAGAACGCGACACGGGTGACGCTGCGGGGGGCAGTAACAGAATGCTGGTTAACAGCGATGGCGATGTACAACCTACATGGAGTCGCTTGGGCGTTGCCGCAGTCAAGTTGCGAGCCGCCGAGACCGACGTAAAAATCGGCCGTCATCAGGTGGCCACGCCTGTCATGAATTTTTCGGATACTCGTACTGTTCCTGCCTCTTTCGACGGGCTGTCGGTTGAAAACTCATCCTTTGATGGCCTGGTGTTAAAGTCTGGTTACTTCTCAAAAATGGCGCCACGTTATGCTGCAGGCACAGAAGACATCGGACTGCAATACGCCATGCGCCCGGTCACCAGTGATTGGACCGCTTATTTTGGCGGGGACCACACTAGCGCGAACGGCCTGAAAACCAGTGTTTATATTTCGCGCATTCAGGATATTTGGGACAGGCAATATTTTGGCCTGGGACAGACATTCCAATCGAAAGGGCTCACCACATCCGTGAAGCTATCGATGTACAATACGAAATCAAGCGGAAAGGAAGAAGCTGGCCATATCGATCAGCAGGCATTTGGTCTGGCCATCACCCCGCGCTTCAAGAACCACTCAGTGGAATTCGGCCTTCAGAAAATTGTGGGCGATGAATTCTTTGACTTCGTGAAAGAGTCAAATGCCATTGAGCTACCGAACACCATGGTTTCTTACTTTAACGGCCCGAACGAAACCTCCTTTCAGGTCAAATATATAAATGACTGGGCTGCTTACGGCGTTCCTGGATTTAAAAGCATACTCTGGCACACCCGGGGCTGGGGTATTGATGGAACGGGGTATGACGGGGGGCCAAAGGGGGTTTACACGGCTTCGCTGCTTCAGGACAACGAACGCCATAACGAAACCGGCCTTTTAGGGAGTTACACATTTCAGGCTGGCGAATTAAAGGGTGGAAGTATTCTTGCAGGTTACGCTTGGCACCGCGCAAGCAGCCACCAGGCCGAGGGTAACTTTGATGAGCTGAGGGTTATTCTCAGAATGCCCTTTTCTATTTTCTGA
- a CDS encoding DUF3077 domain-containing protein, with the protein MATEETAFTVGKTTFYQGENQTHPLFRIEPGIPCQSAREQASELMGYARDLTIDGLMEDKPQLLWASHYLCALAKALLDDAELGMMKTP; encoded by the coding sequence ATGGCTACCGAAGAAACCGCATTCACCGTCGGCAAAACCACCTTCTACCAAGGTGAAAACCAGACCCACCCCCTGTTCCGCATCGAACCCGGCATCCCTTGCCAAAGCGCCCGCGAACAGGCCTCGGAACTGATGGGCTATGCCCGCGACCTGACCATCGACGGCCTGATGGAAGACAAGCCCCAGCTGCTGTGGGCCTCGCACTACCTCTGCGCCCTGGCCAAGGCCCTGCTCGATGATGCCGAACTGGGCATGATGAAAACCCCGTAA
- a CDS encoding alpha/beta hydrolase, whose protein sequence is MINKTAISLLLASVAMNISAAEHNIVCKSPLPVPAPQEEWSLFQDTVKRAPAVMGDVHREFYGEGLDNFGDLRLPQGEGPFPVVIVVHGGRWSADVGLDYMAPVADMLTKAGFATWNIEYSRVGSYGEWPNSFKSVAGAADHLRELAKKYPLDLRRTVTLGHSSGGHYALWLAGRNLIKADSELYVKNPLSISGVLVLDGVVDLAWHAQLPRGKDIQPKVLGHVQGKELQARLQEVSPTQMPIIKVPQVFITNQSDRFPSVLDYVKRATAAGANSKYDALCSSNHFVPVDTSNDEVTKKIIEYTTELAQ, encoded by the coding sequence ATGATTAACAAGACCGCTATTTCTTTGTTGCTGGCTTCTGTCGCCATGAATATCAGCGCGGCCGAACATAATATTGTTTGTAAAAGTCCACTGCCTGTACCTGCCCCGCAGGAGGAATGGTCGCTGTTCCAAGATACGGTAAAGCGTGCACCTGCGGTGATGGGTGACGTCCACCGTGAGTTTTATGGAGAAGGGTTGGACAACTTTGGGGACCTTCGTTTGCCGCAGGGCGAAGGGCCCTTCCCCGTGGTGATTGTCGTCCATGGCGGGCGTTGGAGCGCTGATGTAGGCCTGGATTACATGGCGCCAGTCGCTGATATGCTGACCAAGGCGGGTTTTGCAACGTGGAACATCGAATACAGCCGGGTAGGCAGCTATGGCGAATGGCCCAACTCCTTCAAATCCGTTGCGGGGGCTGCTGATCATTTACGCGAACTGGCCAAAAAATACCCCTTGGATCTCAGAAGAACCGTGACACTCGGCCATTCTTCGGGGGGGCATTACGCTTTATGGTTGGCTGGGCGAAATCTAATAAAGGCGGACTCTGAGCTCTATGTGAAAAACCCTTTGTCGATCAGCGGCGTGCTGGTGCTGGACGGGGTTGTTGACCTGGCATGGCATGCTCAACTCCCTCGCGGCAAAGACATACAGCCAAAAGTGTTAGGCCACGTTCAGGGAAAGGAATTGCAGGCGCGACTTCAGGAAGTATCGCCCACCCAGATGCCAATCATAAAGGTACCGCAGGTTTTCATTACAAACCAAAGCGACCGTTTTCCGTCCGTTCTTGATTACGTGAAGCGTGCCACCGCCGCTGGAGCCAACTCGAAGTATGATGCCCTGTGTTCTTCCAATCATTTTGTGCCCGTAGACACATCCAATGACGAAGTGACAAAAAAGATCATCGAATACACGACCGAACTCGCCCAATAA
- a CDS encoding MFS transporter, producing the protein MPSRSLPADQVAWESLDSRLFRKISWRIVPLFIVCFLFAYLDRVNISFAKLQMQSALGFSDAVYGLGASLFFVGYFLFEVPSNVLLHRIGARIWIARIMISWGLTSAAMMFVTSETWFYVLRFLIGVMEAGFVPGVLYFFTQWYPSDRRARINAYFKSSICLCGIVGGPLAGFILGHFDGVNGLAGWQWLFLLEGLPSVLLGLLVLWLVTDRIEDARWLDGEEKRYLRERLDAEPKPSGGSSIRAILREPASLALSAIYLCLVMALTGLLFWMPQLIRNAGVDDALDIGLLTMIPYLLAVVGNLLIGRSSDLRGERRWHMAGCAAMATVGYALCAGFNAQLLVLMLGMSLVMTGIIAWMPIFWTLPPKYLAGLAAAAGIALINSIGQLGGIIAPYMVGKVRDVSGSATPALWLLTAVSLLAVVLIVWAVPRRLYAVQPESRTH; encoded by the coding sequence ATGCCGAGTCGTTCCCTGCCCGCCGACCAGGTCGCGTGGGAGTCACTGGATAGTCGTCTGTTTCGCAAGATCAGCTGGCGCATTGTGCCGTTGTTCATCGTGTGTTTCCTGTTCGCCTACCTAGACCGGGTCAATATCAGCTTCGCCAAGCTGCAGATGCAAAGCGCGCTGGGTTTCAGTGACGCTGTGTACGGGTTGGGTGCGAGCCTGTTCTTCGTCGGCTACTTCCTGTTCGAGGTACCGAGCAACGTGCTGCTGCACCGCATCGGCGCACGTATCTGGATTGCCCGCATCATGATCAGTTGGGGTTTGACCTCGGCGGCAATGATGTTCGTCACCAGCGAAACCTGGTTCTACGTACTGCGTTTTCTGATCGGTGTCATGGAAGCCGGCTTCGTGCCCGGCGTGCTGTACTTCTTCACCCAGTGGTACCCCAGCGACCGCCGTGCGCGCATCAACGCCTATTTCAAGAGCTCGATCTGCCTATGCGGCATCGTTGGCGGTCCGTTGGCCGGGTTTATCCTCGGCCACTTCGACGGGGTAAACGGCCTGGCCGGGTGGCAGTGGCTGTTCCTACTCGAAGGCCTGCCATCGGTGCTGCTCGGCCTACTGGTACTGTGGCTGGTCACTGATCGCATCGAAGATGCCCGGTGGCTTGACGGCGAAGAGAAACGCTACCTGCGAGAGCGTCTGGACGCCGAGCCCAAGCCCAGCGGTGGCAGCTCGATCAGGGCGATTCTGCGTGAGCCCGCTTCGCTGGCGCTGTCGGCGATCTATCTGTGCCTGGTCATGGCGCTGACCGGGTTACTGTTCTGGATGCCCCAGTTGATTCGCAACGCTGGGGTGGACGATGCACTGGATATCGGCCTGCTGACCATGATCCCGTACCTGTTGGCAGTGGTGGGCAACCTGCTGATCGGCCGCAGCTCCGACCTGCGCGGCGAGCGCCGCTGGCACATGGCGGGTTGCGCAGCCATGGCTACCGTTGGCTATGCCTTGTGTGCCGGTTTCAACGCCCAGCTGTTGGTACTGATGCTGGGCATGAGCCTTGTCATGACCGGGATCATCGCCTGGATGCCGATCTTCTGGACCTTACCGCCGAAATACCTGGCCGGGTTGGCCGCAGCGGCGGGTATCGCGTTGATCAACTCGATCGGCCAGCTCGGCGGCATCATTGCGCCTTACATGGTGGGCAAGGTCCGCGATGTCAGCGGCTCGGCGACGCCCGCATTGTGGCTGCTGACGGCGGTCAGCCTGCTGGCGGTGGTGCTGATTGTCTGGGCCGTGCCACGCCGCTTGTATGCGGTTCAACCTGAATCGCGCACCCACTGA
- a CDS encoding 2-hydroxyacid dehydrogenase, with translation MQRVVSFGPISSAEVLADLEQRYHFRRFDQPLADRDGFLAALATADGLIGSTLPLDAELLDHAPSLKVIASVSAGFDNYPLGYLRDRGICLTNTPDAVTETTADTGFMLLMMAARRACELAQLVRDGGWTQGIDASRFGMDVHGKTLGIVGLGRIGAAVARRAHFGFGMPVLYSGNSAKPEYEAEFAARRVPLMQLLGEADFVCVCVPLSAATHHLFGRAQFAAMRADAVFVNIARGAVVDERALLKALAEGQIRAAGLDVFELEPLPASSPLLALPQVVALPHIGSATVEARALMARTAAAELAAVLEGRAPRHPVR, from the coding sequence ATGCAACGTGTCGTTTCTTTCGGGCCTATTTCCAGCGCCGAGGTGCTGGCCGACCTCGAACAGCGTTACCACTTCCGGCGTTTCGACCAGCCGTTGGCTGACCGCGACGGCTTCCTTGCGGCCTTGGCCACTGCCGACGGACTGATCGGCAGTACATTACCGCTGGATGCTGAGCTGCTCGACCACGCGCCTTCGCTCAAGGTGATTGCCAGCGTGTCTGCTGGCTTCGACAACTACCCCTTGGGCTATCTGCGCGACCGCGGCATCTGTTTGACCAATACCCCCGATGCGGTGACCGAAACCACCGCCGATACCGGGTTCATGCTGCTGATGATGGCCGCGCGACGCGCATGCGAGCTGGCGCAACTGGTGCGTGACGGCGGCTGGACTCAGGGCATCGATGCCTCGCGCTTCGGCATGGATGTACACGGCAAGACCTTGGGCATCGTCGGCCTTGGCCGGATTGGTGCGGCCGTGGCCAGGCGCGCGCACTTTGGTTTTGGCATGCCGGTGCTGTACAGCGGCAACAGCGCCAAGCCCGAGTATGAAGCGGAGTTTGCGGCAAGGCGTGTGCCGCTGATGCAGTTGCTGGGCGAGGCGGACTTCGTCTGCGTCTGCGTGCCGCTGAGTGCGGCCACCCATCACCTGTTCGGCCGCGCGCAGTTCGCCGCTATGCGCGCCGATGCCGTGTTCGTCAACATTGCCCGTGGCGCGGTGGTCGACGAGCGCGCGCTGCTAAAGGCGCTGGCCGAAGGGCAGATCCGCGCGGCTGGGCTGGATGTGTTCGAGCTAGAGCCGTTGCCCGCGAGTTCGCCATTGCTGGCCTTGCCCCAGGTGGTTGCCTTGCCGCACATTGGTTCCGCCACCGTCGAGGCACGTGCGTTGATGGCGCGTACCGCAGCGGCCGAACTGGCGGCGGTGCTCGAAGGTAGGGCACCAAGGCATCCAGTGCGATAG
- a CDS encoding alpha/beta hydrolase: MTTFLYNDFTTTAQLDEQYDIEASVTDFDGYVREFIAQSQAVRAELPNQLDVPYGPTLDETFDVFFPPQDVNEALRPAVFFVHGGYWRATTSKEWSYVAKGLAAQGVVTVVENYTLAPKVAIAEIVRQHRAAFSFMWRNAERFGIDRERIVVVGHSAGAHGVVELLATDWVGDYGLPAQPYLGAIAVSGVYDLRPLPHTFLAKTLDFTWQSAEALSPILHIPRKLAPLMLPYGLRETAEFRRQTIDYAQACIEGGVPVELLALDLDHFNILDDLAAGSGPMFQRIIRWLGL; the protein is encoded by the coding sequence ATGACAACCTTTCTTTACAACGACTTCACCACCACCGCCCAACTCGACGAGCAATACGACATCGAGGCCTCGGTGACGGATTTCGACGGCTATGTGCGGGAGTTCATCGCGCAAAGCCAGGCCGTGCGCGCCGAACTGCCCAACCAGTTGGACGTGCCCTACGGCCCGACCCTGGACGAGACTTTCGATGTGTTCTTCCCGCCACAGGACGTCAACGAGGCCCTGCGCCCGGCGGTGTTCTTTGTCCATGGCGGCTACTGGCGAGCGACCACCAGCAAGGAGTGGAGCTACGTCGCCAAGGGCCTGGCCGCGCAAGGCGTGGTCACGGTTGTGGAGAATTACACCTTGGCGCCGAAGGTCGCCATCGCCGAGATCGTGCGCCAGCACCGCGCGGCGTTCAGCTTCATGTGGCGCAACGCCGAACGGTTCGGCATCGACCGTGAGCGCATCGTCGTGGTCGGCCATTCGGCAGGCGCCCATGGTGTCGTCGAGCTGCTGGCCACCGACTGGGTCGGCGACTATGGCTTGCCCGCACAGCCCTACTTGGGCGCCATCGCGGTCAGCGGGGTGTATGACCTGCGCCCACTGCCGCACACCTTTCTGGCCAAGACGCTGGATTTTACCTGGCAGTCGGCCGAGGCTCTGAGCCCGATCCTGCACATTCCCCGGAAACTGGCACCTCTGATGCTGCCCTACGGGCTTCGTGAGACCGCCGAGTTCCGTCGCCAGACCATCGACTATGCCCAGGCCTGCATCGAGGGAGGCGTGCCGGTGGAGCTGCTGGCCCTGGATCTGGACCATTTCAATATCCTCGACGATCTGGCAGCAGGAAGCGGACCAATGTTTCAGCGGATCATTCGATGGCTGGGTTTGTAG